The Candidatus Omnitrophota bacterium DNA segment CGACATACGTCTCGTAAGCTCCCTCTTAACCTGCAAAACCGAATCTGAAGCTTCTTTCGGTAGAGCAGATGTCTATATTGAGAAATATATTCCCCGCGCACGCCATATAGAAGTTCAGATACTGGCTGATAAATATGGAAAAGTAATTTATCTTGGAGAAAGAGAATGTAGCATACAAAGACGCTATCAAAAACTAATTGAAGAATCCCCTTCCCCAGTCATCACTCATAAAATGCGTAAAAAACTAGGAGAGTGGGCAGTAAAAGGAGCAAAAGCAATAAATTACACTAACGTCGGAACGATGGAATTCTTACTTGACGAAGAAGGTAATTTTTATTTTATGGAAATGAATACAAGAATCCAAGTTGAACATCCGGTAACGGAGATGGTAACCGGTATAGATATAGTAAAAGAGCAGATTAAATTGGCTGCAGGCGAAAAACTGAATCTTAAACAGGATGATTTAAGAATAAACGGATGGGCAATAGAATGTCGAATAAATGCAGAAGATCCGGATAACAATTTCTTACCATCACCAGGTAGAATTAATACCTACATTCCACCAGGTGGTTTCGGAGTCAGGATAGATAGTACGGTCTATCCCGGCTACGATGTACCTCCTAACTACGACCCACTATTAGCAAAATTGATTGTCCATGGTAAAACACGTATAGAGACGATAAAAATTATGCAACGGGCTTTAGAGGAATTTACTATAGAACCTATTAAAACCACCTTGCCTTTTTACCGAACTGTTTTTTCAAATCCAGAATTCATGGAAGGGAAATTCTACACAGATTTTGTAAACAAGTTATTAGGAATGGAGGCGGAATGAAGAAAAAAATATTTTGGAGTCTACACGAGGAAGAAACCAAAGACGAACATGGTTTTCTAAAAATAAACAATAAAGTAATCGCCTCTATAGCCCATATTGCTGCTTTAGAAGTTGGAGGAGTTGCGAGGATAGGAAAAAACATTTTACATAATATAAAGGCACTTTTATCTAGAAAGTTATATCATCGTGGAGTATTTGTGGAATTCAATAATGAGAATGAGTTAATAATCACTTTATACATCGTTGCAGAATACGGCGCTAATCTCTCAGAGCTGGCAAATGGAGTACAGCATAGTGTGCGTTCGGCTTTAGAAAAGATGGCGGATATAATCCCTTCGGAAGTAAATGTAGTAATTCAAAAAGTAGAAAAACACAAATAAATTTCTCATCAGAAGAAAGGGGAGGGTAATAAAATGAGAATATTTAAAAAATTGTTTATCCTAATTGTAGGACTGTTTTTTGTTATCCTAAGTTTATTTGTTATCGCTATTTCTCTAAGAATAATTTCTTCACAAGACATAGCAGCTATTATTGAACTAGTTGGGAGTAATTATAAACTTCGTCTATCTTTAGGTATTATCGGATGCGTCTTGATGGTATTCAGTTTTTTAGGTATACAGTTAACTTTAGGAAGATTACAAAGGGAAAAAACTATCGCCTTTACTAACCCAGATGGCCAAGTTACAGTTTCTTTACATGCCATAGAAGATTTCATACACAAAGTTGTCCGTGGTATTGAAGAAGTAAAAGAGTTAAGAGCAGATGTTGTGGCTACAAAAAAAGGAATTTATATCAACGCAAAAGTAGTGCTCTGGGAAAACACAGATATACCAGCAACAACTGAGAAAATTCAGCAACTTATAAAAATGAGACTTCAGGAAATGTTGAGCATCGAAGAATCGATACATATTCGTATCCATGTAGTAAAAATATCAGAAAGACAAACCACTTCAACAAAAGAACAAATACCGGATATTCCTTTTAGAAACTATGATTATAAAAAATAAGAAAGGGGGATGAAGATGCGCATAGGAATTCTAACTGGCGGTGGTGACTGTCCGGGATTAAATCCAGTGATTCGCGCCGTGGTAAGAAAAGCCCTAAATGAAGGATATGAAGTAATTGGCATCAAAAATGGCTGGAAAGGAATGATTGAGAAAGACGTAATTACCTTAGATCTTCATTCGATATCAGGAATACTTCCTAAAGGAGGAACGATATTAGGAACTTCGCGTACTAATCCTTTCAAGAAACCCGAGGATGTAAAAAAAGTTATTGAGAATTACAAAAATCTTGGTCTAAATGCCCTCGTGGCAGTAGGGGGAGAAGATACGTTGGGGGTAGCCTACAAATTAACAAAAGAAGGAATAAATATCGTTGGCGTTCCTAAAACCATAGACAATGATCTCTCTGCTACAGATTATACATTTGGTTTTGATACTGCTGTGAATATTGCTACCG contains these protein-coding regions:
- the accC gene encoding acetyl-CoA carboxylase biotin carboxylase subunit — protein: MFSKILIANRGEIALRIIRACKEMGIRTVAVYSEADADALHTRLADEAICIGPANPKESYLNIPNIISAAEITDVEAIHPGYGFLAENAHFAEICQSCQITFIGPTSDNIRLMGDKLLAKETIRKAGIPVLPGSFGVVKNKEDALKTAQQIKYPVIIKSAGGGGGRGMRICHNDIRLVSSLLTCKTESEASFGRADVYIEKYIPRARHIEVQILADKYGKVIYLGERECSIQRRYQKLIEESPSPVITHKMRKKLGEWAVKGAKAINYTNVGTMEFLLDEEGNFYFMEMNTRIQVEHPVTEMVTGIDIVKEQIKLAAGEKLNLKQDDLRINGWAIECRINAEDPDNNFLPSPGRINTYIPPGGFGVRIDSTVYPGYDVPPNYDPLLAKLIVHGKTRIETIKIMQRALEEFTIEPIKTTLPFYRTVFSNPEFMEGKFYTDFVNKLLGMEAE
- a CDS encoding Asp23/Gls24 family envelope stress response protein encodes the protein MKKKIFWSLHEEETKDEHGFLKINNKVIASIAHIAALEVGGVARIGKNILHNIKALLSRKLYHRGVFVEFNNENELIITLYIVAEYGANLSELANGVQHSVRSALEKMADIIPSEVNVVIQKVEKHK
- the amaP gene encoding alkaline shock response membrane anchor protein AmaP, with the protein product MRIFKKLFILIVGLFFVILSLFVIAISLRIISSQDIAAIIELVGSNYKLRLSLGIIGCVLMVFSFLGIQLTLGRLQREKTIAFTNPDGQVTVSLHAIEDFIHKVVRGIEEVKELRADVVATKKGIYINAKVVLWENTDIPATTEKIQQLIKMRLQEMLSIEESIHIRIHVVKISERQTTSTKEQIPDIPFRNYDYKK